From one Dermacentor andersoni chromosome 1, qqDerAnde1_hic_scaffold, whole genome shotgun sequence genomic stretch:
- the LOC129381764 gene encoding uncharacterized protein, producing MRPRLRPCILLCTTAFVLLALMVHSSEAMGHKKHKKIMKVLLAHALLKKRVIPIPIPFPQESHHTNIVPVPNPIPFKVPIHTVHKHHHHTKHVHHHKHTKGRNTLLILDRQHERRHHGGGYHGGGYHSGYHGGYHGSYW from the exons ATGAGGCCGAGGCTGAGGCCCTGCATCCTCCTTTGCACCACAGCGTTCGTGCTATTAGCCCTGATGGTTCATTCGAGCGAAGCGATGGGTCACAAAAAACACAAGAAGATCATGAAAGTCCTCCTGGCACacgcactgctgaagaagcgcGTCATCCCAATCCCTATACCATTTCCTCAGGAGTCTCACCACACAAACATCGTGCCGGTGCCGAACCCCATACCGTTCAAAGTGCC GATTCACACTGTTCACAAGCATCATCACCACACCAAGCACGTTCATCACCACAAGCACACCAAAGGGCGCAACACGCTGCTCATCCTCGACCGACAGCATGAGAGGCGCCACCATGGTGGCGGATACCATGGCGGGGGTTACCACAGTGGCTATCACGGAGGCTATCATGGAAGCTACTGGTGA